The following nucleotide sequence is from Longimicrobium sp..
GCACTTGTCATTGAGGATGCCTTCACCGATCAGCCGCAAGCGGAGGCGGTTGGTATTCGTGTAGGAACTTCGTTCGATAAGAATCTTGGCCAACGGCTGTCCGATTCCGCTTCCGCGCCCATGGCCTTGGCCGTCGAAATGAGAGATGTCGAGGCCGAGCCTTTCTACACGCTTTCGGAACTCTTTGTAGTTCCCCCCAGCCTCCGCGAGGCCAAGTACCCGGAGTGCGGCTCGGATCGATTTGGCCGCCTGAACGGCCTGCGTAAACTCCTCGTCGGAACGTCTCGGATTCTTCACTGTTCAGAACCGTCATCGCATGGGTCTATAGTACCTATCCGCGAAGGCAACACAATGGACATAGCGGACAAGTGCCGTCACTTGGCGGACTGCCGGGCTACCCCTTACGGGTTCGAGTCCCGTCCCAGGCACTCACGAATACGCGCCAAACCCCGGAGCCCACGCTTCGGGGTTTGCGCGTTTTATCGAGAAGATGCGAGTGCCCCCGAGCACCTCGTTCGGGGAAGCGTAATCCACGTGTAACGGTCGATGTATCGTACCGTAACGCGGATAGAGATCCATACATCGATCTTTAACGCGCTACCGGGACGGCGGTCGCTTGAGCCGCTGAAGTGGCTGGCGTCATGTCCGCGCATCCGGCCCTCACTCGAAGTCGCCGTCCAGAACGAACAGGAAGTTCGCTGCGATCCGCCCCGTGGTGCGAAAGATGCCCCCGATGTCGCCGTGAAGATGGCCGCGGGCGGCCCATCAGCGTGGGATCTGTAGTTCCCGCGGCAGACGGTCCCTTGCGGCGGGGGACGGGCGGGGGCAGGATTCCAGCGGAGACCCGGCATCGCGCGGGACGAATACTGAGCGGGAACACTCGACGGACGGCGGATGAGCGAGAACGGGTTCGGAGCGGCGGGGCACGATACGGCCGAGGCGCTGGTGGCCGAGGCCGAGGCGCTGGGCGAGCAGGATCGCTGGCACGAGGCGCACCAGCTTCTGGCCGATGAGCTGGAGTCGCACGCCGACGATCCGCGGGTGCTGTGCTGGCTGGGGATCGCGGCGCAGCGCCTGGGCGAGGAGGGCGAGGCGTACGACATGTTCCGCCGCGCGCTGGAACTGCAGCCGGAAGACCCGTTCGTCCTGGCCGTCGCGGGGACCGCCGTCGCCGCGCTGGACGACCCCGCGGGCGAGGGCGCGCTGCGCATGGCCGCGCTCACCGCCCCCGACTTTCCCTTCGCGCGGCAGGCGTACGGCGCCTACCTGGCCCGCGAGGGGCTGTTCGACGAAGCACTGGTGGAGCTGGAAGCCGCCCGCAGGCTCGCGCCGGACGACGCGGCCATCCACATGGAGCTCGGAATCGCGCTGCTCCTGGCCCGAAAGACCAGCGAGGGTCTGGACGCGCTGGAAGAAGCCCTGTCGTTCGCGCCCGACGACAGCTGGCTGCGCGCGCTGTTCGGTCTGGCGCTGGCAGACGCGGGACGCGGCGAGGAGAGCGCCGAGCAGCTTCACCAGGCGGCCGGGGAGCGCCACGAAGACGTCGAGGTGCAGCTGCTTGCCGCGCTCGCGATGGGCGCGCAGGGGTGGGAAGACCCGGCGTGGGAAGCCTTCGCCCGTGCCGAGGGCGCCGCCGACAGCGCCGACCGCGAGCTGCTGGCCGAGGTGGAAGACCGGCTGACCGCCGGCGCCGACGAAGCGGAGCAGTTCCTGCGGGCCGACCTGGGACCCACGCTCCTTCGCGAGCGCCTTCTGCAGCGGACCTGACCTCGTGACCCACTCCGATCCCCACGCCCCTCCGCCCGTCGCGCCGGGGGACCGCGCGCCGGTCCCCCCGCGCCGGCGCGACCCATGGCCCGTGCGCATCGTCCGCGGGCTGGTGAAGCTGGCCATCTTCATGGTCGCCTGCTGGGCGCTCACCGTGGCCGCCATCCACCTGTACGGGCGCCGCAACGAGGCACAGAAGGCCGATGCCATCGTGGTGCTGGGCGCGGCCCAGTACGACGGCCGTCCGTCGCCCGTGCTGCAGGCGCGGCTGGACCACGCCATCTCGCTGTACGAAAAGGGAATCGCGCCGCGGATGATCATGACGGGCGGCCAGGCCCCGGGCGACACCGTCAGCGAGGGCGAGGTGGGCCGGCGCTACGCCATCCGGCGCGGGGTTCCCGGCGACGCCATCCTGGTGGAGAAGTC
It contains:
- a CDS encoding tetratricopeptide repeat protein; its protein translation is MSENGFGAAGHDTAEALVAEAEALGEQDRWHEAHQLLADELESHADDPRVLCWLGIAAQRLGEEGEAYDMFRRALELQPEDPFVLAVAGTAVAALDDPAGEGALRMAALTAPDFPFARQAYGAYLAREGLFDEALVELEAARRLAPDDAAIHMELGIALLLARKTSEGLDALEEALSFAPDDSWLRALFGLALADAGRGEESAEQLHQAAGERHEDVEVQLLAALAMGAQGWEDPAWEAFARAEGAADSADRELLAEVEDRLTAGADEAEQFLRADLGPTLLRERLLQRT
- a CDS encoding YdcF family protein encodes the protein MTHSDPHAPPPVAPGDRAPVPPRRRDPWPVRIVRGLVKLAIFMVACWALTVAAIHLYGRRNEAQKADAIVVLGAAQYDGRPSPVLQARLDHAISLYEKGIAPRMIMTGGQAPGDTVSEGEVGRRYAIRRGVPGDAILVEKSGMTTLESMQSVSELMGNRKMHTAVLVSDPFHMLRLKLLARLVGFQGYTSPTLTSPISESRSVERKHLIRESFSLPFALLQAL